A DNA window from Cryptosporangium phraense contains the following coding sequences:
- a CDS encoding VOC family protein, giving the protein MTTTGPDFVSFQVRDREAAARFYEEVVGLTRLPAPNPHAVAFSAGNGSFAVRDPLPGVDLDAIGSLGSGVGVWFHNEDAAGLHARLVEQGVPIVLDLFEGPFGDTFAFRDLDGYVVTIHSKA; this is encoded by the coding sequence ATGACGACGACCGGACCCGACTTCGTGTCGTTCCAGGTGCGTGACCGCGAGGCGGCCGCGCGGTTCTACGAGGAGGTCGTGGGGCTGACGCGGCTCCCGGCCCCGAACCCGCACGCGGTGGCGTTCTCGGCCGGGAATGGGTCGTTCGCGGTGCGCGATCCGCTGCCGGGGGTGGACCTCGACGCGATCGGCTCGCTCGGCTCGGGCGTCGGCGTGTGGTTCCACAACGAGGACGCCGCCGGCTTGCACGCCCGCCTCGTCGAGCAGGGGGTACCGATCGTGCTCGACCTGTTCGAGGGGCCGTTCGGCGACACGTTCGCCTTCCGTGACCTCGACGGTTACGTCGTCACGATCCACTCGAAGGCGTAA
- a CDS encoding helix-turn-helix transcriptional regulator, with protein sequence MDTREAAREFLASRRARITPEQAGLPTFGGTRRVAGLRRAEVALLAGVSPDYYVRLERGNLSGVSDSVLDAIARALQLDDAERAHLHDLARAANTGPRVRRRTSKQPIRPGVQSLLDAMTEAPAFVRNGRLDILAVNRLGQALYAPAFDSPARPVNLARFCYLDPRAEELYPDWDAAAHTTVALLRTEAGRDPYDKALTDLVGELATRSEDFRTRWAAHNVRLHHTGVKHFQHPVVGRLDLAFEAMPLPADPGLTLTAYSAEPGSPSHDGLNMLASWTAPAI encoded by the coding sequence ATGGACACCAGGGAAGCCGCCCGTGAGTTCCTGGCCTCCCGGCGGGCCAGGATCACCCCGGAACAGGCCGGCCTGCCTACGTTCGGCGGCACCCGACGGGTCGCCGGTCTCCGGCGGGCCGAGGTGGCACTGCTGGCCGGCGTCAGTCCCGACTACTACGTCCGGCTCGAGCGCGGCAACCTGTCCGGCGTCTCCGACAGCGTCCTGGACGCCATCGCCCGGGCCCTCCAGCTCGACGACGCCGAGCGGGCGCACCTGCACGACCTCGCCCGCGCCGCCAACACCGGCCCGCGGGTCCGCCGCCGGACGTCCAAGCAGCCGATCCGCCCCGGCGTGCAGAGCCTCCTCGACGCGATGACCGAGGCCCCGGCGTTCGTCCGCAACGGCCGCCTCGACATCCTGGCCGTGAACCGGCTGGGCCAGGCGCTCTACGCGCCGGCCTTCGACTCCCCGGCCCGGCCGGTCAACCTGGCCCGGTTCTGTTACCTGGACCCGCGGGCCGAGGAGCTCTACCCGGACTGGGACGCGGCCGCGCACACGACCGTCGCCCTACTGCGGACCGAAGCCGGGCGGGACCCCTACGACAAGGCCCTCACCGACCTGGTCGGTGAGCTGGCCACCCGCAGCGAAGACTTCCGCACCCGCTGGGCCGCCCACAACGTCCGCCTGCACCACACCGGCGTCAAGCATTTCCAGCACCCGGTGGTCGGGCGCCTGGACCTCGCGTTCGAGGCGATGCCGCTGCCCGCGGACCCGGGTCTCACGTTGACCGCCTACAGCGCCGAGCCGGGCTCGCCGAGCCATGACGGCCTTAACATGCTCGCCAGCTGGACGGCCCCGGCAATCTGA
- a CDS encoding zinc-dependent alcohol dehydrogenase family protein, producing MRGVILNGPGDVRVEDRPDPTIEQPTDAIIRVVATCVCGSDLWPFRGVDASGGPAPMGHEYVGIVEEVGSAVESTRLGQFVVGSFFASDNTCPICRAGYQSHCVHREPVGAIGAQAEYLRVPLADGTLVATPEMPDEDLVPSLLAASDVLGTGWFAADAAQAGPGKTVVVVGDGAVGLLGVLAARHKGAERIIAMSRHADRQKLALEFGATDIVTERGDEGVARVKELTDSLGAHSTIEAVGTQESMMQAIHSTRAGGHVGFVGVSHDVRIEGTPLFFSGVHLHGGPAPVRRFLPELIGLIVDRKIDPGKVFDLRLPLDEAAEGYRAMDERRAVKTLLELS from the coding sequence ATGCGAGGAGTCATTCTGAACGGGCCCGGCGACGTCCGGGTCGAGGACCGGCCCGATCCGACGATCGAGCAGCCGACCGACGCGATCATCCGGGTCGTCGCGACCTGTGTGTGCGGGTCCGACCTGTGGCCGTTCCGGGGCGTCGACGCGTCCGGCGGGCCGGCGCCGATGGGCCACGAGTACGTCGGCATCGTCGAGGAGGTCGGGTCCGCGGTCGAGAGCACCCGGCTCGGTCAGTTCGTCGTCGGGTCGTTCTTCGCGTCCGACAACACCTGCCCGATCTGCCGGGCCGGCTACCAGTCGCACTGCGTGCACCGCGAGCCGGTCGGGGCGATCGGTGCCCAGGCCGAGTACCTCCGGGTCCCGCTCGCCGACGGCACCCTCGTCGCGACCCCGGAGATGCCGGACGAGGACCTGGTGCCCAGCCTGCTGGCCGCCTCCGACGTGCTCGGCACCGGCTGGTTCGCCGCCGACGCGGCCCAGGCCGGACCGGGCAAGACGGTCGTGGTCGTCGGCGACGGCGCGGTCGGTCTGCTCGGCGTGCTCGCGGCCAGACACAAAGGCGCCGAACGCATCATCGCGATGAGCCGCCACGCCGACCGGCAGAAACTCGCCCTGGAGTTCGGGGCCACCGACATCGTCACCGAGCGCGGCGACGAGGGCGTGGCCCGGGTCAAGGAGCTGACCGACTCACTCGGCGCGCACTCGACGATCGAGGCCGTCGGCACCCAGGAGTCGATGATGCAGGCCATCCACTCGACCCGGGCCGGTGGTCACGTCGGCTTCGTCGGCGTCTCCCACGACGTCCGGATCGAAGGAACGCCGTTGTTCTTCTCCGGCGTGCACCTGCACGGCGGACCGGCACCGGTCCGGCGGTTCCTGCCCGAGCTGATCGGCCTGATCGTCGATCGGAAGATCGACCCGGGGAAGGTCTTCGACCTCAGGCTGCCGCTCGACGAGGCGGCCGAGGGCTACCGGGCGATGGACGAACGCCGAGCCGTCAAGACGCTCCTGGAGCTGTCGTGA
- a CDS encoding carboxymuconolactone decarboxylase family protein, with translation MTPNPIAPIARFAAQGKMPELRRALNDGLDAGLSINQIKEVLVQLYAYAGFPRSLNALGAFMTVLDERKNAGIEDEAGEEPGPVPADSLAAGTRNQTRLTGAPVTGALFEFAPAIDHFLKAHLFGDIFGRDNLDWRSREIATIAALAGLDGLDSQLASHLAIGRNIGLSEDELRDAAAG, from the coding sequence GTGACGCCGAATCCGATCGCGCCGATCGCGAGGTTCGCCGCTCAGGGAAAGATGCCCGAGCTGCGCCGGGCGCTGAACGACGGGCTGGACGCGGGCCTCTCGATCAACCAGATCAAGGAGGTCCTCGTCCAGCTGTACGCCTACGCCGGGTTTCCGCGCAGCCTCAACGCGCTCGGCGCGTTCATGACGGTCCTCGACGAGCGGAAGAACGCCGGGATCGAGGACGAGGCCGGCGAGGAACCCGGTCCGGTGCCCGCGGACAGCCTCGCGGCCGGCACCCGGAACCAGACCCGGCTCACCGGCGCACCGGTGACCGGGGCGCTGTTCGAGTTCGCCCCGGCCATCGATCACTTCCTCAAGGCGCACCTGTTCGGCGACATCTTCGGCCGGGACAACCTCGACTGGCGGAGCCGGGAGATCGCCACGATCGCCGCCCTGGCCGGCCTCGACGGGCTCGACTCACAGCTGGCCTCGCACCTGGCGATCGGCCGCAACATCGGTCTCTCCGAGGACGAGTTGCGGGACGCCGCTGCGGGGTAA
- a CDS encoding helix-turn-helix transcriptional regulator, producing MGQIDHRAEIREFLSSRRARITPEQAGLPAYGGHRRVKGLRREEVALLAGVSIDYYVRMERGNLGGASESVLDAVAQALRLDEAEREHLFALARAAGPAPRVRRTPPSSVRPAIQQVLDAMSDAPAWVRNARHEILAMNRLGRALYAPVLADPRRPANTTRFLYLDPAAREFFVDWDRIANDSAATLRLEAGRNPHDRALIELIGELSTRSEVFRQRWASHDVRFHRSGQKRLRHPVVGPLELDYESMLLPSEPGLTLNVYTAAAGTPTADGLKMLASWAATQDLAETK from the coding sequence ATGGGCCAGATCGACCACCGCGCCGAGATCCGCGAGTTCCTCTCCTCGCGGCGGGCGCGTATCACGCCGGAGCAGGCCGGGCTGCCCGCGTACGGCGGCCACCGGCGCGTCAAGGGGCTGCGCCGGGAGGAGGTCGCGCTGCTCGCCGGCGTCTCGATCGATTACTACGTCCGGATGGAGCGGGGCAACCTCGGCGGCGCCTCGGAGAGCGTGCTCGACGCGGTGGCTCAGGCCCTTCGGTTGGACGAGGCCGAGCGGGAGCACCTGTTCGCGCTGGCCCGCGCGGCGGGCCCCGCTCCGCGGGTCCGGCGGACTCCGCCGAGCAGCGTCCGGCCGGCCATCCAGCAGGTGCTCGACGCCATGTCCGACGCGCCTGCCTGGGTCCGCAACGCGCGCCACGAGATCCTGGCCATGAACCGGCTCGGGCGGGCGCTCTACGCGCCGGTGCTCGCCGACCCCCGGCGTCCGGCGAACACGACCCGATTCCTCTACCTCGACCCGGCCGCCCGGGAGTTCTTCGTCGACTGGGACCGGATCGCCAACGATTCCGCGGCCACGCTGCGGCTGGAGGCCGGCCGCAATCCGCACGATCGGGCCCTGATCGAGCTGATCGGGGAGCTCTCCACCCGGAGCGAGGTGTTCCGCCAGCGCTGGGCCTCGCACGACGTCCGGTTCCACCGCAGCGGCCAGAAGCGGCTGCGCCACCCGGTCGTCGGGCCGCTCGAGCTCGACTACGAGTCGATGCTGCTGCCGTCCGAGCCCGGCCTCACCCTCAACGTCTACACCGCCGCCGCCGGCACTCCGACCGCCGACGGCCTGAAGATGCTCGCCTCCTGGGCGGCCACCCAGGATCTAGCAGAAACGAAGTGA
- a CDS encoding aldo/keto reductase — MRTAQLGQLEVSRIGLGAMGMSHAFTGAGTDDAESIRTIHRAIDLGVTLIDTAEIYGPYVNEELVGQALRGRRDDVVLATKFGMVSHRGGGPGNLDSSPDNIRTAVEGSLRRLGTDRIDLYYQHRVDPKTPIEDTVGALAELVAQGKIRYVGLSEAWIGTVRRAHAVHPITALQSEYSLWTRDQDEMLPVLRELGIGLVAYSPLGRGFLTGSLRTRADVEALDDSDLRKSNPRFVGENFERNLRLADEVRAVADEVGATPAQVALAWVLAKGSDIVPIPGTKRVSRVEENVAADGVVLSPEQIATLDALPVAEGGHHTEAQMAMIER; from the coding sequence ATGCGTACCGCACAGCTCGGGCAACTCGAAGTGTCCCGGATCGGTCTGGGCGCGATGGGCATGTCCCACGCCTTCACCGGCGCCGGCACCGACGACGCCGAATCCATCCGCACGATCCATCGCGCGATCGACCTCGGCGTCACGCTGATCGACACGGCCGAGATCTACGGGCCGTACGTCAACGAGGAACTCGTCGGCCAGGCTCTGCGGGGACGTCGGGACGACGTCGTCCTGGCGACGAAGTTCGGCATGGTCTCCCACCGCGGAGGCGGGCCGGGCAACCTCGACAGCAGCCCCGACAACATCCGCACCGCGGTCGAGGGGTCGCTGCGCCGGCTCGGCACCGACCGGATCGACCTCTACTACCAGCACCGGGTCGACCCGAAGACGCCGATCGAGGACACGGTCGGGGCGCTCGCCGAGCTGGTGGCCCAGGGCAAGATCCGCTACGTCGGGCTCTCCGAGGCCTGGATCGGGACGGTCCGGCGCGCGCACGCCGTCCACCCGATCACCGCGTTGCAGTCGGAGTACTCGCTGTGGACGCGCGACCAGGACGAGATGCTCCCGGTGCTGCGTGAGCTGGGGATCGGGCTCGTGGCGTACTCGCCGCTCGGCCGGGGCTTCCTGACCGGTTCGCTGCGCACCCGCGCCGACGTCGAGGCGCTCGACGACAGCGACCTGCGGAAGTCCAACCCCCGGTTCGTCGGCGAGAACTTCGAGCGCAACCTGCGGTTGGCCGACGAGGTGCGCGCGGTCGCCGACGAGGTGGGCGCGACGCCGGCCCAGGTCGCGCTGGCCTGGGTGCTGGCCAAGGGCTCGGACATCGTGCCGATCCCGGGCACCAAGCGCGTCAGCCGGGTCGAGGAGAACGTCGCCGCCGACGGCGTCGTCCTGAGCCCGGAGCAGATCGCGACGCTCGACGCGCTGCCGGTCGCCGAGGGCGGCCACCACACCGAGGCGCAGATGGCGATGATCGAGCGGTAG
- a CDS encoding LysR family transcriptional regulator, giving the protein MDLNLLRVFDALMDTGSVAEAATRLHLSAPATSRALSRLRRAMNDPILVRAGRGLVPTPFAQRSASTVKALLAAADGLRADPADSDPASWHRTFSIRLNDGLTPVLAPRLTRRIAGQAPGVRLRFVRQESKESDLLRDGSLDLDVGVADPPPPDIHTSTLFTDHFVAVVAAGSELGRAPRLTVDDLCRHPHISASRRGLARGPLDDALEAIGRSRHVAAVVPSYAVGALMALEDDLICLVPQVTAAHLADRGVPLRLHEVPFDLPTADVEMRWHRRVHDDQASRWLRDLLREAIHPLV; this is encoded by the coding sequence ATGGACCTCAACCTGCTCCGGGTGTTCGACGCGCTGATGGACACGGGCAGCGTGGCCGAGGCCGCGACCCGCCTGCACCTCTCCGCCCCGGCCACCAGCCGCGCCCTGAGCCGACTCCGGCGGGCGATGAACGATCCGATCCTGGTGCGCGCGGGCCGCGGCCTGGTCCCCACGCCGTTCGCCCAGCGCTCGGCCAGCACGGTCAAGGCCCTGCTCGCCGCGGCCGACGGCCTCCGAGCCGACCCCGCCGACAGCGACCCCGCGTCCTGGCACCGCACGTTCTCGATCCGGCTCAACGACGGGCTGACGCCGGTCCTCGCTCCCCGCCTCACCCGCCGGATCGCCGGTCAGGCGCCCGGCGTCCGCCTGCGGTTCGTCCGCCAGGAGTCCAAGGAATCCGACCTCCTCCGCGACGGCTCCCTCGATCTCGACGTCGGGGTCGCGGACCCGCCACCACCCGACATCCACACGTCGACGCTGTTCACCGACCACTTCGTCGCGGTCGTGGCGGCCGGCTCCGAGCTGGGCCGGGCGCCCCGGCTCACCGTCGACGACCTGTGCCGCCACCCGCACATCTCGGCCTCGCGACGCGGCCTGGCCCGGGGCCCGCTCGACGACGCCCTGGAGGCGATCGGGCGGTCCCGGCACGTCGCCGCGGTCGTCCCGTCGTACGCCGTCGGGGCGCTGATGGCCCTCGAGGACGACCTCATCTGCCTGGTGCCGCAGGTGACCGCCGCCCACCTGGCCGACCGCGGTGTGCCGCTGCGCCTCCACGAGGTGCCGTTCGACCTGCCCACGGCCGACGTCGAGATGCGCTGGCACCGCCGCGTCCACGACGACCAGGCCTCGCGCTGGCTCCGCGACCTCCTGCGCGAGGCCATCCACCCGCTGGTCTGA
- a CDS encoding NADP-dependent oxidoreductase: MNRIVKPTAYGTPDVLAVIEGPEPRAAADGVVVAVRAAGVNPIDWKLYSGAFHAVDDDHKDAAGLAASMPTLGLECAGVVTEVGADVTGVRVGDEVIVYPVTGAYADYVTAPATSVVPKPAGLGWAEAGALMLTGTTAVHALRAAGVGAGDTVLVHGGSGGVGLMAVQLAGVTVVATAAERNHGLLRELGAIPVAYGPGLAERVRAAAPQGVDAAVDCAGTDEALDVSLELVADQARIASITGSPRRAEAGIKLLGYGPGQDAGTAVREAARGELVERAGAGALRVVVDMTFPLAEAAKAHEVGMAGHGAGKLVLIP; the protein is encoded by the coding sequence ATGAATCGAATCGTGAAACCGACCGCGTACGGGACGCCCGACGTCCTCGCGGTGATCGAGGGGCCCGAGCCCCGGGCGGCCGCGGACGGCGTGGTCGTGGCGGTCCGGGCCGCGGGCGTGAACCCGATCGACTGGAAGCTGTACAGCGGCGCCTTCCACGCCGTCGACGACGACCACAAGGACGCGGCCGGGCTGGCCGCCTCGATGCCGACGCTCGGGCTGGAGTGCGCGGGCGTGGTGACCGAGGTGGGGGCGGACGTGACCGGCGTGCGCGTTGGGGACGAGGTGATCGTGTATCCGGTGACCGGGGCCTACGCCGATTACGTCACGGCTCCGGCCACGTCGGTTGTTCCGAAGCCGGCCGGGCTCGGCTGGGCCGAGGCCGGGGCGTTGATGCTGACCGGGACCACCGCGGTGCACGCGTTGCGGGCCGCGGGGGTCGGGGCCGGGGACACGGTGCTGGTGCACGGCGGGTCGGGCGGGGTCGGTTTGATGGCCGTGCAGTTGGCCGGGGTGACGGTGGTCGCTACGGCGGCTGAGCGGAATCACGGGCTGTTGCGGGAGCTCGGGGCGATTCCGGTCGCCTACGGGCCTGGGCTGGCCGAGCGCGTGCGCGCGGCCGCGCCGCAGGGCGTGGACGCCGCGGTCGACTGCGCGGGGACCGACGAGGCGCTCGACGTCTCGCTGGAGCTGGTGGCCGATCAGGCCCGGATCGCGTCGATCACGGGGTCGCCGCGCCGGGCTGAGGCCGGGATCAAGCTGCTCGGTTACGGGCCGGGCCAGGACGCGGGTACGGCGGTCCGGGAGGCGGCGCGGGGTGAGCTCGTGGAGCGGGCCGGGGCGGGGGCGCTCCGGGTCGTGGTGGACATGACGTTTCCGCTGGCCGAGGCGGCGAAGGCGCACGAGGTGGGGATGGCCGGCCACGGCGCGGGCAAGCTGGTCCTGATCCCCTGA
- a CDS encoding SEC-C domain-containing protein, with protein MALKADLTSADLEDIRQTALGAADPLGLAADLAHAVENGRLADPDDAGEALVLAAEIAESRNKLDAGLRYVEQALDAYGKKDDSEVASARALRARLLFRAGRDDEAMAEIEPLRPLLTQYADAAAYVSVALAVGGRTRLAEEWLTEAVEQTLAEREGPTPTSAEDAGLLFFLLQQRHRVRHTIGLNHDPHDVLAERLETKLANANARAAAESADADLLFFPQAEFEKVVAQWPGLTEVYGADWDEHRARLERELVRLAGTGRTDLSLRRGEAAGLSSDDAKTRAEYAGKVTDHIHWPPERNAPCWCGSGLKYKKCCLPRSRA; from the coding sequence GTGGCGTTGAAAGCTGACTTGACCAGCGCAGACCTCGAAGACATCCGGCAGACCGCCCTGGGCGCGGCCGACCCGCTCGGCCTGGCCGCCGACCTGGCCCACGCGGTGGAGAACGGGCGGCTGGCCGACCCGGACGACGCCGGTGAGGCGCTCGTGCTCGCGGCCGAGATCGCCGAGAGCCGGAACAAACTCGACGCCGGTCTGCGGTACGTCGAGCAGGCCCTGGACGCGTACGGCAAGAAGGACGACAGCGAGGTCGCGTCGGCCCGCGCGCTGCGGGCCCGGCTGCTGTTCCGGGCCGGTCGCGACGACGAGGCGATGGCCGAGATCGAGCCGCTGCGTCCGCTGCTCACCCAGTACGCCGACGCGGCCGCGTACGTCAGCGTGGCCCTGGCCGTCGGTGGGCGTACGCGGCTGGCCGAGGAGTGGCTGACCGAGGCGGTCGAGCAGACGCTCGCCGAGCGCGAAGGCCCGACTCCGACCAGCGCCGAGGACGCCGGCCTGCTGTTCTTCCTGCTGCAGCAGCGGCACCGGGTCCGACACACGATCGGCCTCAACCACGACCCGCACGACGTCCTGGCCGAGCGGCTGGAGACGAAGCTGGCCAACGCGAACGCCCGCGCCGCCGCCGAGTCGGCCGATGCCGACCTACTGTTCTTCCCGCAGGCCGAGTTCGAGAAGGTCGTCGCGCAGTGGCCGGGGTTGACCGAGGTCTACGGCGCCGACTGGGACGAGCACCGGGCGCGTCTGGAGCGCGAGCTGGTCCGGCTGGCCGGCACCGGTCGCACCGACCTGTCGCTGCGCCGCGGCGAGGCTGCGGGTTTGAGTTCGGATGACGCCAAGACCCGGGCGGAGTACGCGGGCAAGGTCACCGATCACATCCACTGGCCGCCGGAGCGGAATGCGCCGTGCTGGTGTGGTTCTGGGCTCAAGTACAAGAAGTGCTGCCTGCCGCGGTCGCGCGCCTGA
- a CDS encoding NADP-dependent oxidoreductase codes for MKAMRFHEYGGSDVLRHEDVELPVPGAGQVRIRVAATSFNGVDANIRGGFMQGPIPVELPHTPGIDVSGTVDALGDGVDNVAVGEQVIGFLPMDKDGAAAEYVLAPAEILAAAPSSVPLADAAALPTVGLTAYQALFDHAQLVAGQRVLINGAGGAVGSYAVQLAKAAGATVIAVAGPRSAERVEEADQIVDHSTTDVATAVTEPVDVVLNLAPIEPGQLAALVGLIRDGGVLVNTTVWMPAPSDEQRGVRGIDLFVRSDAAQLAELAERIDAGSLRIDVADRRRLQDLAAVQDEGAAGRLPGKTIVVP; via the coding sequence ATGAAGGCGATGCGTTTCCACGAGTACGGCGGTTCCGACGTCCTGCGCCACGAGGACGTGGAGCTGCCCGTTCCCGGCGCCGGCCAGGTCCGGATCCGTGTCGCCGCGACGTCGTTCAACGGCGTCGACGCGAACATCCGCGGCGGTTTCATGCAGGGCCCGATCCCGGTCGAGCTGCCGCACACCCCGGGCATCGACGTCTCCGGCACGGTCGACGCGCTCGGCGATGGCGTCGACAACGTCGCCGTGGGTGAGCAGGTCATCGGGTTCCTGCCGATGGACAAGGACGGCGCCGCCGCGGAGTACGTGCTCGCCCCGGCCGAGATCCTGGCCGCCGCCCCGTCGAGCGTCCCGCTGGCCGACGCGGCCGCACTGCCCACCGTAGGCCTCACCGCCTACCAGGCGCTGTTCGACCACGCCCAGCTCGTCGCCGGCCAGCGCGTGCTGATCAACGGCGCCGGCGGGGCGGTCGGCAGCTACGCGGTGCAGCTGGCCAAGGCGGCCGGGGCGACCGTGATCGCGGTCGCCGGCCCGCGCAGCGCCGAGCGGGTCGAAGAGGCCGACCAGATCGTCGACCACAGCACCACCGACGTCGCCACGGCCGTGACCGAGCCGGTCGACGTCGTGCTCAACCTCGCGCCGATCGAGCCCGGTCAGCTGGCCGCACTGGTCGGCCTGATCCGCGACGGTGGCGTCCTCGTCAACACGACCGTCTGGATGCCCGCGCCCAGCGACGAGCAGCGTGGGGTCCGCGGTATCGACCTCTTCGTCCGCAGCGACGCCGCCCAGCTCGCCGAGCTGGCCGAGCGGATCGACGCCGGCTCGCTCCGCATCGACGTCGCCGACCGTCGCCGCCTCCAGGACCTGGCCGCCGTCCAGGACGAGGGCGCCGCCGGCCGCCTCCCGGGCAAGACGATCGTCGTTCCCTGA
- a CDS encoding alpha-hydroxy acid oxidase: MVRRQVPKPAELRELMQFKKPQLNGRKRRLDAALTIEDLRTIARRRTPRAAFDYTDGAAESELSLRRARQAFADVEFHPSILSDVANVDTSTTVFGGPSALPFGIAPTGFTRLMQTEGEIAGAGAAGAAGIPFCLSTLGTTSIEDVKAANPHGRNWFQLYVMRKREISYALVERAAEAGFDTLFFTVDTPIAGARLRDKRNGFSIPPQLSLRTVANAIPRPWWWYDFLTTPKLEFASLSSTGGTVGELLDAAMDPTISFEDLKVIREMWPGKLAIKGVQTLDDARKLADFGVDGILLSNHGGRQLDRAPIPFHLLPDVVREVGKDVEVSVDTGILNGADIVACIALGAKFTLVGRAYLYGLMAGGREGVDRTIQILTEQVVRTMKLLGAHSLEELTPAHVTQLVRLAPIPRP, translated from the coding sequence ATGGTCCGACGCCAAGTTCCGAAGCCAGCCGAGCTCCGCGAGCTGATGCAGTTCAAGAAGCCGCAGCTCAACGGGCGCAAGCGCCGGCTCGATGCGGCGCTCACCATCGAAGACCTCCGCACGATCGCCCGCCGCCGCACGCCCCGGGCCGCGTTCGACTACACCGACGGCGCGGCCGAGTCCGAGCTCTCGCTCCGCCGCGCCCGCCAGGCGTTCGCCGACGTCGAGTTCCACCCGTCGATCCTGTCCGACGTCGCGAACGTCGACACGTCCACGACGGTCTTCGGTGGCCCGTCCGCGCTGCCGTTCGGCATCGCCCCGACCGGGTTCACCCGGCTCATGCAGACCGAGGGTGAGATCGCCGGCGCCGGCGCGGCCGGCGCGGCCGGCATCCCGTTCTGCCTGTCGACGCTCGGGACGACGTCGATCGAGGACGTGAAAGCGGCGAACCCCCACGGCCGCAACTGGTTCCAGCTCTACGTGATGCGCAAGCGCGAGATCTCGTACGCGCTGGTCGAGCGGGCGGCCGAGGCCGGGTTCGACACGCTGTTCTTCACCGTCGACACCCCGATCGCCGGAGCGCGGCTGCGCGACAAGCGCAACGGTTTCTCGATCCCGCCGCAGCTGTCTCTGCGCACGGTCGCGAACGCGATCCCGCGCCCCTGGTGGTGGTACGACTTCCTGACGACGCCGAAGCTGGAGTTCGCCTCGCTGTCGTCGACCGGCGGCACGGTCGGTGAGCTGCTCGACGCGGCGATGGACCCGACGATCAGCTTCGAGGATCTCAAGGTGATCCGGGAGATGTGGCCGGGCAAGCTCGCGATCAAGGGCGTCCAGACGCTGGACGACGCCCGCAAGCTGGCCGACTTCGGCGTCGACGGGATCCTGCTGTCGAACCACGGTGGCCGCCAGCTCGACCGGGCGCCGATCCCGTTCCACCTGCTGCCCGACGTCGTCCGCGAGGTCGGCAAGGACGTCGAGGTGAGCGTCGACACGGGCATCTTGAACGGGGCCGACATCGTGGCCTGCATCGCGCTGGGCGCGAAGTTCACGCTCGTGGGGCGGGCCTACCTGTACGGGCTGATGGCCGGGGGCCGGGAGGGCGTCGACCGGACGATCCAGATCCTGACCGAGCAGGTCGTCCGCACGATGAAGCTGCTCGGCGCCCACTCGCTCGAGGAGCTGACGCCGGCCCACGTCACCCAGCTGGTCCGGCTGGCCCCGATCCCCCGGCCCTGA